The Streptomyces sp. NBC_00670 genome window below encodes:
- a CDS encoding phage holin family protein, translating into MRNKRWRSLFRGTLRSIAVWAVSTLTMLVLAGLLPDFQLQSDTGDSATRIAVTAAAGAGVFGLLSALAWPLLVRFLLLVPALVLGLLVFFLNGSLLLVALRLNPSGRGEAAPETAVVVAAVMSAVASATGATLAVRDDDAYRRRLYRLADRRRRRAAAESGPSSPGTVFLQLDGVGHDVLTDAVLKGLMPAVAAWLGVAMGTAATPGHERKTADDAVVTPATVPGTAPAQGAAAAAPTHRLIPWRTDWSSQTGASQLGILHGSNHDVPAFRWYEKDTGETVVANRPTSAAELQRRAVERTGHGGLLAVDGASRGNLFSGGAGEQALVLSIAIRRRGRANRSRAGYFAYFSDPANAVRTALSFVAEVCREIVQSTRARLRKQRPRVGRGGLYPFIRAFATVVERDVVVAAVMGDMLAGRTAVYADLVAYDEVAHHSGPHSGDAGKVLARLDRALALIAHVAEMAPRPYRIVVLSDHGQSPGETFQTRYGLGLGDLVRAGCGLPVPRRAQRTHSGAEARSAVRAALRRPVEGDGDRHRHTACGHTRPDRRSVPAPRSAAEPVVLASGNLGLVSFPDVPHRMSKEEIDRRHPALLSTLANHPGIGFLLVRSEEHGGVVLAAHGAEVPVDELSDAHPGPLADFGPGAADAVRRTHSFPHTADIMVNSWYDPADGEVLAFEEQIGSHGGLGGAQGRPFLLSPLEFSPPVADGAELTGAEEVHRVLARWLRECDGPQIPVDPEPGTVVPRPTDRAPAVTGGEGGDDADERAA; encoded by the coding sequence GTGCGGAACAAGCGCTGGCGGAGCCTGTTCCGCGGCACCCTGCGGAGCATCGCCGTATGGGCCGTCTCCACCCTCACCATGCTCGTCCTCGCCGGCCTCCTCCCCGACTTCCAGCTCCAGTCCGACACCGGCGACAGCGCCACCCGCATCGCCGTCACCGCCGCCGCCGGCGCCGGTGTCTTCGGCCTGCTCTCCGCCCTCGCCTGGCCCCTCCTCGTCCGGTTCCTCCTTCTGGTCCCCGCCCTCGTCCTCGGCCTGCTCGTCTTCTTCCTCAACGGCTCCCTCCTCCTCGTCGCCCTCCGCCTCAACCCCTCGGGCCGGGGCGAGGCCGCCCCGGAGACGGCGGTCGTGGTCGCCGCCGTGATGTCCGCCGTCGCCTCCGCGACCGGCGCCACCCTCGCCGTACGGGACGACGACGCCTACCGCAGACGCCTGTACCGGCTCGCCGACCGCCGCCGCCGGCGCGCGGCGGCGGAGTCCGGGCCGTCCTCCCCGGGCACCGTCTTCCTCCAGCTCGACGGCGTCGGCCACGACGTACTGACGGACGCCGTGCTCAAGGGGCTGATGCCCGCCGTCGCCGCCTGGCTGGGCGTGGCCATGGGCACGGCGGCCACGCCCGGCCACGAAAGGAAGACCGCTGACGATGCCGTCGTCACCCCCGCCACCGTCCCCGGCACCGCCCCCGCCCAGGGAGCCGCCGCGGCCGCTCCCACCCACCGGCTGATCCCCTGGCGCACCGACTGGTCCAGCCAGACCGGCGCCAGCCAGCTCGGCATCCTGCACGGCTCCAACCACGACGTCCCCGCCTTCCGCTGGTACGAGAAGGACACCGGCGAGACCGTCGTCGCCAACCGGCCCACCAGCGCCGCCGAACTCCAGCGCCGGGCCGTGGAGCGGACCGGCCACGGCGGACTGCTCGCCGTCGACGGCGCCAGCCGCGGCAACCTCTTCAGCGGCGGCGCCGGCGAACAGGCCCTGGTGCTGTCGATAGCCATCCGGCGCCGCGGCCGGGCGAACCGGTCCCGCGCGGGCTACTTCGCCTACTTCTCCGACCCCGCCAACGCGGTGCGCACCGCCCTGTCCTTCGTCGCCGAGGTGTGCCGCGAGATCGTCCAGTCCACCCGTGCCCGGCTGCGCAAGCAGCGGCCCCGGGTCGGCCGCGGCGGGCTCTACCCGTTCATCCGCGCCTTCGCGACCGTCGTCGAACGGGACGTCGTCGTCGCCGCGGTGATGGGCGACATGCTGGCCGGCCGCACCGCCGTCTACGCCGACCTGGTCGCCTACGACGAGGTCGCCCACCACTCCGGGCCGCACAGCGGGGACGCCGGGAAGGTGCTCGCCCGGCTCGACCGCGCGCTCGCGCTGATCGCGCACGTCGCCGAGATGGCGCCGCGCCCGTACCGGATCGTCGTCCTGTCCGACCACGGCCAGAGCCCCGGCGAGACCTTCCAGACGCGCTACGGACTCGGCCTCGGCGATCTGGTCCGGGCCGGCTGCGGGCTGCCCGTGCCGCGCCGGGCGCAGCGCACCCACAGCGGCGCCGAGGCCCGCTCCGCCGTACGGGCCGCGCTGCGCCGCCCGGTGGAGGGGGACGGCGACCGGCACCGGCACACCGCATGCGGCCACACCCGCCCGGACCGCCGCTCGGTGCCCGCGCCCCGCTCCGCCGCCGAACCCGTCGTGCTCGCCTCCGGCAACCTCGGCCTGGTCTCCTTTCCGGACGTGCCGCACCGGATGAGCAAGGAGGAGATCGACCGCCGCCACCCGGCGCTGCTGTCCACCCTCGCCAACCACCCCGGCATCGGCTTCCTGCTGGTGCGCAGTGAGGAGCACGGCGGGGTGGTGCTCGCCGCGCACGGCGCCGAGGTGCCGGTGGACGAGCTGAGCGACGCCCACCCGGGCCCGCTCGCCGACTTCGGCCCCGGCGCCGCCGACGCCGTACGGCGCACGCACTCCTTCCCGCACACCGCCGACATCATGGTCAACTCCTGGTACGACCCGGCCGACGGCGAGGTGCTCGCCTTCGAGGAGCAGATCGGCTCGCACGGCGGGCTCGGGGGCGCGCAGGGGCGGCCGTTCCTGCTGTCGCCGCTGGAGTTCAGCCCGCCCGTCGCGGACGGTGCCGAGCTGACCGGCGCGGAGGAGGTGCACCGGGTGCTCGCGCGCTGGCTGCGCGAGTGCGACGGCCCGCAGATCCCCGTCGACCCCGAGCCGGGCACGGTCGTCCCCCGGCCCACCGACCGCGCTCCCGCGGTCACCGGCGGCGAGGGCGGCGACGACGCCGACGAGCGGGCGGCCTGA
- a CDS encoding OsmC family protein: MATTRTAHTVWEGNLLEGNGVVTFDSSGIGQQPVSWPSRAEQANGKTSPEELIAAAHSSCFSMALSHGLAGAGTPPTKIETKADVTFQPGTGITGIHLTVEGTVPGLDADAFTAAAEDAKKNCPVSQALAGTEITLTAKLA; the protein is encoded by the coding sequence GTGGCAACCACGCGCACCGCGCACACCGTCTGGGAAGGCAACCTGCTCGAGGGCAACGGTGTCGTCACCTTCGACTCCTCCGGCATCGGCCAGCAGCCGGTGTCGTGGCCGTCGCGCGCCGAGCAGGCCAACGGCAAGACCAGCCCCGAAGAGCTGATCGCCGCCGCCCACTCGAGCTGCTTCTCCATGGCGCTGTCGCACGGCCTGGCCGGCGCCGGCACCCCGCCCACCAAGATCGAGACGAAGGCCGACGTCACCTTCCAGCCGGGCACGGGCATCACCGGCATCCACCTGACCGTCGAGGGCACCGTCCCCGGCCTGGACGCCGACGCGTTCACCGCCGCCGCCGAGGACGCCAAGAAGAACTGCCCGGTCAGCCAGGCCCTGGCCGGCACCGAGATCACCCTGACCGCGAAGCTCGCCTGA